In Shinella sp. XGS7, a single genomic region encodes these proteins:
- a CDS encoding MBL fold metallo-hydrolase, translating to MKIRVLGCSGAIAAGCKTTAFLLDEDVLIDAGTGVADLDLAALARIDHVLLSHSHLDHVLGVPLLADAVLRLRAQAGRPPIQVHALAPTLEALRQHLFNGVIWPDFTRLPSAEHPVLALRPIEIGQRLDLGAGRMIEVLSAEHTVPACGFALDTGPAAQHAHWVYTGDTGPNPALWQRLAQLRVAHLVIETAFSDEERQLAQISRHLCPAALGRELAQLQGSVAVHITHIKPGEVPAVMAEIGELPSSHQIAALQIGQTFEL from the coding sequence ATGAAGATACGAGTCCTGGGTTGTTCCGGCGCGATCGCCGCCGGCTGCAAGACCACCGCCTTTTTGCTGGATGAGGATGTGCTCATCGACGCCGGCACGGGCGTGGCCGATCTCGATCTGGCCGCCCTGGCCCGCATCGACCATGTGCTGCTGAGCCATTCCCATCTGGACCATGTGCTGGGTGTGCCCCTGCTGGCCGATGCCGTGCTGCGTCTGCGCGCCCAGGCCGGGCGCCCGCCCATCCAGGTTCATGCCCTTGCGCCCACGCTGGAGGCCCTGCGCCAGCATCTGTTCAACGGCGTGATCTGGCCCGACTTCACGCGACTGCCCAGCGCCGAGCATCCGGTGCTGGCCCTGCGGCCCATCGAGATCGGCCAGCGCCTGGACCTGGGTGCAGGTCGCATGATCGAGGTGCTGAGCGCCGAACACACCGTGCCGGCCTGCGGTTTCGCCCTCGACACGGGCCCGGCCGCCCAGCATGCCCACTGGGTCTACACCGGCGACACCGGCCCCAATCCCGCGCTCTGGCAGCGTCTAGCCCAACTGCGCGTGGCCCATCTGGTGATCGAGACCGCCTTCAGCGACGAAGAGCGCCAGCTCGCCCAGATCAGCCGCCACCTCTGCCCGGCCGCCCTGGGGCGCGAACTGGCCCAGCTGCAGGGCAGCGTGGCCGTGCACATCACCCATATCAAGCCCGGCGAGGTGCCGGCGGTGATGGCCGAGATCGGCGAGCTGCCCAGCAGCCACCAGATTGCAGCCCTGCAGATCGGCCAGACCTTCGAGCTGTAA
- a CDS encoding phage holin family protein produces the protein MIKTLTRWLLLAGALLLVASLYPGVQVKSFGAALIAALVLGLLNTLLRPILVLLTLPVTVLSLGLFLFVINALMFWAAAQVLDGLAVAGFGAALIGSLIYSLCGMGIDVIIERLFPDGD, from the coding sequence ATGATCAAGACCCTGACGCGTTGGCTGCTGCTGGCGGGCGCCCTGCTCCTGGTGGCCAGCCTCTATCCCGGTGTGCAGGTCAAGAGCTTCGGGGCCGCGCTGATCGCGGCCCTGGTGCTGGGCCTGCTCAACACCTTGCTGCGACCCATCCTGGTGCTGCTGACCCTGCCGGTCACGGTGCTGAGCCTGGGGCTCTTTCTGTTCGTGATCAACGCCCTGATGTTCTGGGCGGCGGCCCAGGTGCTGGACGGCCTGGCCGTGGCCGGCTTTGGCGCGGCCCTGATCGGCTCGCTGATCTACAGCCTGTGCGGCATGGGCATCGATGTGATCATCGAGCGCCTCTTCCCCGACGGGGACTGA
- a CDS encoding FHA domain-containing protein — protein sequence MGKLVVSLDGVVIKEVQITKDKTTLGRRPYNDIVIDNLAVSGEHAVLQMVGNDVFIEDLNSTNGTYINGKAIKKQLLSNNDVVEVGKYKIKFLLEDSADYEKTMILKPGGTPSGFGLPSSFGALGAPASAASPATIRVLTGAAAGREVSLTKVVTTVGKPGVQVASITKRPSGYVFAHVEGGARPTVNGVPLTGESIALKSGDVIELAGTQMQFVQAV from the coding sequence ATGGGCAAACTGGTGGTTTCGCTCGACGGAGTGGTGATCAAGGAGGTGCAGATCACCAAGGACAAGACCACGCTCGGGCGGAGGCCTTACAACGACATCGTGATCGACAACCTGGCGGTCAGCGGCGAACACGCCGTGCTGCAGATGGTGGGCAACGATGTGTTCATCGAGGATCTGAACTCCACCAACGGCACCTATATCAACGGCAAGGCGATCAAGAAGCAGCTGTTGAGCAACAACGACGTGGTCGAGGTCGGCAAGTACAAGATCAAGTTCCTGCTCGAGGACAGTGCCGATTACGAGAAGACCATGATCCTGAAGCCGGGCGGCACGCCCAGCGGCTTCGGTCTGCCTTCGTCCTTCGGCGCCCTGGGTGCCCCCGCCAGTGCGGCCAGCCCGGCCACCATCCGCGTGCTCACCGGCGCCGCGGCCGGCCGTGAGGTCAGCCTGACCAAGGTGGTCACCACCGTCGGCAAGCCCGGCGTGCAGGTGGCGTCCATCACCAAGCGACCCAGCGGCTATGTGTTCGCCCATGTGGAAGGCGGCGCCCGCCCCACGGTCAACGGCGTGCCGCTGACCGGCGAGTCCATCGCGCTCAAGAGCGGCGATGTGATCGAGCTGGCCGGCACCCAGATGCAGTTCGTGCAGGCGGTCTGA
- a CDS encoding prepilin-type N-terminal cleavage/methylation domain-containing protein has product MKRKVQKGFTLIELMIVVAIIGILAAVALPAYQDYTAKAKAQNAVRALDTLKTAVGVCINQNGGDPAPCNNGVDPIPTAASWVATKEAANATVASGVIELTLGAAMGTNVNGKKVKFTPTVEGQNIIWTVSSTELDGDDTAKKVKALLTANNK; this is encoded by the coding sequence ATGAAGCGCAAAGTCCAAAAGGGTTTCACCCTGATCGAACTGATGATCGTCGTGGCGATCATCGGCATCCTGGCTGCTGTGGCCCTGCCGGCCTACCAGGACTACACCGCCAAGGCCAAGGCGCAGAACGCTGTGCGCGCGCTGGATACGCTGAAGACGGCTGTTGGTGTTTGCATTAACCAGAACGGCGGCGATCCGGCTCCCTGCAACAATGGCGTTGACCCGATTCCGACTGCTGCTAGCTGGGTTGCTACCAAAGAAGCAGCTAACGCTACTGTCGCCTCCGGCGTGATCGAACTGACGCTGGGCGCCGCCATGGGCACGAATGTCAATGGGAAGAAGGTGAAGTTCACTCCTACCGTGGAGGGGCAGAACATCATCTGGACCGTCTCTTCTACCGAGCTGGATGGTGACGATACCGCCAAGAAGGTGAAGGCCTTGCTGACCGCCAACAACAAGTGA
- the moaC gene encoding cyclic pyranopterin monophosphate synthase MoaC, with amino-acid sequence MSSPLTHFDTEGQAHMVDVSAKAETHRVARAAGRIRMQPATLALIAQGTAKKGDVLGVARIAAIQGAKRTSDLIPLCHPLPITRVAVEFELDEAASAVVCSAQVETLGRTGVEMEALTAVQIGLLTIYDMCKAADRGMVMEQIRVLEKQGGKSGAWVAAL; translated from the coding sequence ATGAGCTCGCCGCTGACGCATTTCGATACCGAGGGCCAGGCCCATATGGTGGACGTGTCCGCCAAGGCCGAAACGCATCGCGTGGCGCGCGCCGCCGGCCGCATCCGCATGCAACCCGCCACCCTGGCCCTGATCGCCCAGGGCACGGCCAAGAAGGGTGATGTGCTGGGCGTGGCCCGCATTGCCGCCATCCAGGGGGCCAAGCGCACATCCGACCTGATCCCGCTCTGCCACCCCCTGCCCATCACACGGGTGGCGGTGGAATTCGAGCTGGACGAAGCCGCCAGCGCCGTGGTCTGCAGCGCCCAGGTCGAGACCCTGGGCCGCACCGGCGTGGAGATGGAGGCCCTGACCGCCGTGCAGATCGGCCTGCTCACCATTTATGACATGTGCAAGGCCGCCGACCGCGGCATGGTGATGGAGCAAATCCGCGTGCTGGAGAAGCAGGGCGGCAAGAGCGGGGCCTGGGTGGCGGCGCTCTGA
- a CDS encoding PglL family O-oligosaccharyltransferase yields the protein MHSSHSRPELRQAAPLLATALPPLLAYNLTPSATLFNQLLAIAAWGLVLLWAGVRAASLRATWAASAALALMMLAALTSPGLNGLPWSLALQGLALLLSALLVLQLGASGAAATSFRQHDEPVSRATTLWAGFCYGLLLLGLASLLIGILQVFFPQFTDGNLIARSGIAGRAVGNLRQPNHLASLLMWACVAAVWLSAAGRLGGAARRWLLPALLLGLVFGVVLSASRTGMIGVFLLALWGLLDRRIGRLERWALMATPLMLALSWAALSGWSHASGQAFGAESRLAEGAGSPSRLAILANAWTLLKMHPWTGVGWGEFNLAWTLTPFPDRPVAFFDHTHNIVMQLLVELGWPLGLLVLGLLAWSVFAAWHASRHAQGELALMKRCAFMVVLMIGLHSLLEYPLWYAYFLLPTLFALGVCLAPQTQALDEGRADGRLLSAGTLRLGGALMLAGSLFAVWDYLRVVDIYLPPAKAAPLEARIERGQHSVFFAAQADYAAATTLPSGPAALLAAQRTGHNLIDVRLMMAWSRSLAATGDVDRARYVVARLREFRSKQAEDWLAECPVLAEAGVAAAAQPFQCQAPQRVYGYREMR from the coding sequence ATGCATAGCTCACACTCCCGGCCGGAGCTTCGTCAAGCGGCGCCGCTGCTCGCCACCGCCCTCCCGCCCCTGCTGGCCTACAACCTCACGCCTTCCGCCACGCTGTTCAACCAGCTGCTGGCCATCGCCGCCTGGGGGCTGGTGCTGCTGTGGGCGGGTGTTCGCGCCGCCTCGCTGCGTGCGACCTGGGCGGCCAGCGCGGCCCTGGCGCTGATGATGCTGGCCGCGCTCACCTCGCCGGGGCTCAACGGCCTGCCCTGGTCGCTGGCCTTGCAGGGTCTGGCCTTGCTGCTGTCGGCGCTGCTGGTGCTGCAGCTCGGCGCAAGCGGCGCCGCCGCGACGAGCTTTCGGCAGCATGACGAGCCGGTCTCACGCGCCACCACCCTCTGGGCGGGCTTCTGCTACGGCCTGCTGCTGCTGGGCCTGGCCTCCCTGCTCATCGGCATCCTGCAGGTCTTCTTCCCGCAGTTCACCGATGGCAATCTGATCGCCCGCTCCGGCATTGCCGGCCGGGCCGTGGGCAATCTGCGCCAACCCAATCACCTGGCCAGCCTGCTGATGTGGGCCTGCGTGGCGGCGGTGTGGCTGTCTGCCGCCGGGCGCCTGGGCGGCGCGGCGCGGCGCTGGCTGCTGCCGGCGCTGCTGCTGGGGCTGGTGTTCGGCGTGGTGCTCAGCGCCTCGCGCACCGGCATGATCGGGGTGTTCCTGCTGGCCTTGTGGGGCTTGCTGGATCGGCGCATCGGCCGCCTCGAGCGCTGGGCCCTGATGGCCACACCCCTGATGCTGGCCCTGAGCTGGGCGGCGCTCTCGGGCTGGTCGCATGCCAGCGGGCAGGCCTTCGGCGCCGAGTCGCGTCTGGCCGAGGGGGCGGGCTCGCCCTCGCGCCTGGCCATCCTGGCCAATGCCTGGACCTTGCTGAAGATGCATCCCTGGACCGGCGTGGGCTGGGGGGAATTCAATCTGGCCTGGACCCTGACGCCCTTCCCGGACCGGCCCGTGGCCTTCTTCGACCACACGCACAACATCGTGATGCAGCTGCTGGTGGAACTGGGCTGGCCCCTGGGCCTGCTGGTGCTGGGTCTGCTGGCGTGGTCGGTGTTTGCCGCCTGGCATGCCAGCCGGCATGCCCAGGGCGAGCTGGCGCTGATGAAGCGCTGCGCCTTCATGGTGGTGCTGATGATCGGCCTGCACAGCCTGTTGGAGTACCCGCTCTGGTACGCCTACTTCCTGCTGCCCACGCTGTTCGCGCTGGGGGTGTGCCTGGCGCCGCAGACGCAGGCGCTGGATGAGGGCAGGGCGGACGGTCGGCTGCTGTCGGCCGGGACGCTGCGCCTGGGCGGCGCGCTGATGCTGGCGGGCAGCCTGTTCGCTGTCTGGGACTATCTGCGCGTGGTGGACATCTATCTGCCGCCGGCCAAGGCCGCACCGCTGGAGGCCCGCATCGAGCGGGGTCAGCACAGCGTTTTCTTCGCGGCCCAGGCCGACTATGCCGCGGCCACCACCTTGCCCTCGGGTCCGGCGGCCCTGCTGGCTGCCCAGCGCACCGGCCACAACCTCATCGATGTCCGCCTGATGATGGCCTGGTCTCGCTCCCTGGCGGCCACCGGCGATGTGGACCGTGCCCGCTATGTGGTGGCGCGTCTGCGCGAGTTCCGCAGCAAGCAGGCCGAGGACTGGCTGGCCGAATGCCCGGTGCTGGCCGAAGCCGGTGTGGCCGCGGCGGCCCAGCCCTTCCAGTGTCAGGCGCCGCAGCGGGTCTACGGCTACCGCGAGATGCGTTGA
- a CDS encoding M48 family metalloprotease gives MTSLMNRPRRLAVALAAALSLNALSLPQARAQVNLPALGDAVSQDLDVSDERRFGDQIMRQIRLDPDYLDDPLLLEYVQRLWSPLVSSAKQLGQIGDDTNSRFAWETFLVRDRSVNAFALPGGFVGVHLGLIAMTGAPDELASVLAHELSHVTQRHIARRIAGDSRNSLLATAGLIAGIIAASRSGNANAVQAAIVGSQAAAAAASLSFSRDMEREADRVGFNVLSHAGYAPSGMVSMFERMEQAYHLMDSGAYPYLRSHPLTSERIGEARSRLGTASLVRPSGLAEHALMAGRARVLMDGRAEILTQLQALDAGTRGTAYEQLGARYASALASIKLRNWPRAETTLRSAEQMLALLGEEPHARRALVLLRAEMALAQEQAGAGYAALAPLAGDRSRPLMMQRAQLALFDSDLAPAREAADALQTHVSLQPRDALAWGLLAQLWQKLDQPLRAVRALGETRAAVGDLNGAIDRLRSGLNQSRGRNADQIEASVIDARLRSLIYERRQLMAELYPRGAPPGAELPLQESRPLSPRLSLEASPAR, from the coding sequence TTGACCAGCTTGATGAACCGGCCGCGCCGTCTGGCGGTGGCCCTGGCGGCCGCCCTGAGCCTGAATGCCTTGTCCCTGCCGCAGGCCCGGGCTCAGGTGAACCTGCCGGCCCTGGGGGATGCGGTCTCGCAGGACCTGGATGTGAGCGACGAGCGCCGCTTCGGCGACCAGATCATGCGCCAGATCCGCCTGGACCCGGACTATCTGGACGATCCCCTGCTGCTGGAATACGTGCAGCGCCTGTGGTCCCCGCTGGTGAGCTCGGCCAAGCAGCTGGGCCAGATCGGCGACGACACCAACAGCCGCTTCGCCTGGGAAACCTTTCTGGTGCGTGACCGCAGCGTCAACGCCTTCGCCCTGCCGGGCGGCTTTGTGGGCGTGCACCTGGGTCTGATCGCCATGACCGGCGCGCCGGACGAGCTGGCCTCGGTGCTGGCGCATGAGCTCTCGCATGTGACCCAGCGCCATATCGCGCGCCGCATTGCGGGCGACTCGCGCAACAGCCTGCTGGCCACGGCCGGCCTGATCGCCGGCATCATCGCCGCCTCGCGCTCGGGCAATGCCAATGCGGTGCAGGCCGCCATCGTGGGCAGCCAGGCCGCCGCGGCCGCCGCCTCGCTGAGCTTCTCGCGCGATATGGAGCGCGAGGCCGACCGTGTGGGCTTCAATGTGCTCAGCCATGCGGGCTATGCGCCCTCGGGCATGGTCAGCATGTTCGAGCGCATGGAGCAGGCCTATCACCTGATGGATTCGGGCGCCTACCCCTATCTGCGCTCCCACCCCCTGACCAGCGAGCGCATCGGCGAGGCCCGCTCCCGCCTGGGCACCGCCAGCCTGGTGCGTCCCAGCGGCCTGGCCGAGCATGCGCTGATGGCCGGCCGCGCCCGCGTGCTGATGGACGGCCGCGCCGAGATCCTGACCCAGCTGCAGGCCCTGGATGCCGGCACCCGCGGCACGGCCTACGAGCAGCTGGGTGCCCGCTATGCCAGCGCCCTGGCCTCCATCAAGCTGCGCAACTGGCCGCGCGCCGAGACCACCTTGCGCAGCGCCGAGCAGATGCTGGCCCTGCTGGGCGAGGAACCGCATGCCCGCCGGGCCCTGGTGCTGCTGCGCGCCGAGATGGCCCTGGCCCAGGAGCAGGCCGGCGCTGGCTATGCCGCCCTGGCCCCGCTGGCCGGTGACCGCTCGCGGCCGCTGATGATGCAGCGCGCCCAGCTGGCCCTGTTCGACAGCGATCTGGCGCCGGCGCGCGAAGCCGCCGATGCCCTGCAGACCCATGTGAGCCTGCAGCCCCGCGATGCTCTGGCCTGGGGTCTGCTGGCCCAGCTCTGGCAGAAGCTGGACCAGCCCCTGCGCGCGGTGCGTGCTCTGGGCGAGACCCGCGCGGCCGTGGGTGATCTCAACGGCGCTATCGACCGCCTGCGCTCGGGCCTGAACCAGTCGCGCGGCCGCAATGCCGATCAGATCGAGGCGTCCGTCATCGATGCGCGCCTGCGCAGCCTGATCTACGAGCGCCGCCAGCTCATGGCCGAGCTCTATCCGCGCGGCGCACCGCCAGGGGCCGAGCTGCCGCTGCAGGAAAGCCGCCCGCTCTCGCCGCGCCTGTCGCTGGAAGCGTCGCCGGCGCGCTGA